The Thermoanaerobaculia bacterium DNA segment AGCGTCAGAAAGCTGCGCAACTTGTTGGTGCGCAGGGCGGTTACGGCGATTCGAAGGGTCTCCATGGCGCTCGGCGTCGAGGGGAGGGCCGCTCGTCAGTCCTTCTTCTTGCCCGACTTGTCGTCCGACTTCTTGGGCTCTTCGAGCCGTACGCGGTCGCCGTCCTTGATCTCGCGCAGCGCCTTGAAGGGGCCGGTGATGACCTCGTCGCCGTCCTCGAGGCCGCTCTGGATCTCGACCTGGGTCTCGCCGGTTATGCCGGCGGTGACAACGGCGAAAGCGGCGGTCTTCTTCTTGCCGTCGGTCTTGAGGATGTAGACGCCCTCCTCCTCCTCAGGCTTGGCCTCGCCCTCGGTCTCCTTCTCGCGCACCACGAGGGCCTGGATCGGCACCGCCAGCACGCCGGCGGCCGTGCCGGTGAGGATGTCCGCCGAGCAGGAGAATCCGGGTCGCATGGTGGGCGGCAGGTCCTGGAGCTGGATCCGGACCTCGAAGTTGACGGCGGCGTCGGTCGATCCGCCGGCCGAGGCGATCGGGCTCGAGCCGACCTCGGTCACGATGCCCTCGAACTTGCGCTCACCGAAGGCGTCGATCCGGACCTCGGCGGTCTGGCCGACCTTGACGTTCGGAATGTCGGTCTCGTCGACCTCCATCACCGCTTCGACGGTGCCCATGTCGGAGATCGTCATCAGCTTGGTGCCGGGATTGTTCATCGTGCCGATGACCGCGACCTCGCCCTCTTCGACCGGCAGGGCGGTGATCACGCCGTCGATCGGCGACAGCATCTTGGTCTTCGACAGCTCGTCCTGGGCTCCGGCCAGGTTGGCGCGCGACTGCGCGATGCGGCGCTCGACCGCCTTCCAGTTGGCATCGGCGCCCTCGAAGGCGGCGCGGGCGCGGTCGACGTCGGCCTGCGGAATGATCTGGTCGTTGAACGAGCGCTCGGCGCGTTCGAAGTTCTTCTTCGCCTCTTCGGCCTGGGCGCGGGCGGCGTCGCGGTCGAAAAAGAGCGCCTTGAGAGATTCCTCGGCGCCGACGGCGGTCGCGCGGCGCTGGGTGAGGTCGATCTGCAACAGGAAGTCGCCCTTCTTGACCGCATCGCCCTCGCGCACCGCGAGGTTCACGATCTGGCCCATGACGTTGGCGGAAAGGTCGACTTTGCGCTGGGCCTCCGTCTTGCCGGTGGCCGTGACCAGGCTCCGGAGATCGGTCCGTTCGGCCTTCTGGACCGTCACGACCGGGAACTTCTTGTCGGCCCCACTGATCATCTTTGCGGCCACTCCGATCACGATCAGGACAGGAATCCCGATCGCGAGGATCTTCTTCGTCCGAGTCATCTCGCTGCTCCTATTGGAATCAACTGCTTGAATCTTCTACGCGGCAGGGCCGAGAATGTTCCAGCGCCGGGGGAGAAAGATCCCTGACCGGCGGCGCCGGATGAGAGGATATCTCTATGCACGGGGAGCTCTCACTGGTCACCACCATCGCGGTCGCCCTGGGCGCGGCCCTGCTGCTGGGTTTCCTCGCACTGCGCCTGAAGCTGCCGGCCATCGTCGGCTACCTGCTCGCCGGCGTCTTGATCGGGCCGGCCACCCCGGGCTTCGTGGCCGACGTCGACCTCGCCCAGCAACTGTCGGAGATCGGGGTGATGCTCCTCATGTTCGGGGTGGGGCTGCACTTCTCGCTCGACGACTTGAAGGAGGTCCGGGGGATCGCCGTCCCCGGTGCCCTGGCGAAGATCGCCCTCGCGACTTTCCTCGGGATGGGGGCCGCCCACTTCTGGGGTTGGACCCTGGGGGCCGGCCTGGTGTTCGGCCTGGCTCTCTCGGTGGCCAGCACGGTCGTGCTGCTGCGCGCCCTCGAGGATCGCGGACTGGTCGACTCGTTGAACGGACGCATAGCGATCGGATGGCTCCTGGTCGAGGACCTCGTCATGGTCCTGGTCCTCGTGCTACTGCCGGCGCTCGGTGGTTTTCTGGGCGCCCCCGCCGCGAGCGCCGCACCTGCCGCCGCGCCGCTCTTCAGCGCCAGCAGCCTTGGCCTCGCACTTCTCCTGGCGATCGTGCAGCTGGGAATCTTCGTCGGCGTCATGCTGGTGGGCGGAAGGAGGCTCTTTCCCTGGCTCCTCTGGCAGGTGGCCAAGACCGGCTCGCGCGAGCTCTTCACCCTCTGTGTCATGGCGGCGGCGGTGGGCATCGCCTACCTCTCTTCGGCGGTCTTCGGCGTTTCCTTCGCCCTCGGCGCCTTCTTCGGCGGCATGATGCTGCGCGAGTCGGCGCTCGCGCACCGCGCGGCCGAAGAGTCGCTGCCGTTCCGGGACGCCTTCTCGGTTCTCTTCTTCGTCGCCGTCGGCATGCTCATCGACCCCGCGATTCTGATGCGCGAGCCGGCCCGTGTCGCGGTCGTCGTCGCGATCATCATCGTCGGCAAGTTCGCGATCGCCTTTGGATTGGTGCTGCTCTTCCGCTATCCGCTGAACACCGCATTGACGATCGCGGCGACCGGAGCGCAGATCGGCGAGTTCTCGTTCATCCTCGCCGGCATGGGTGTTGGTCTCGGGCTCCTGCCGGTCGAAGGGCGGGATCTGATCCTCGCCGGAGCGCTGGTATCGATCAGCCTCAACCACATCGTCTTCGCCGCGCTCCAGCCGGCCCAGGCCTGGATCCGGAGGCGCTCGGCGTGGGCCAACGCCCTGGAAAGGCCGGTCGACCCGCTGGCCGCCCTGCCGATGGAGGTGGGGGAGAAGGAGCTCACCGGTCACGTCGTGCTGGTGGGCTTCGGGCGAGTCGGGCGCCGCATCGGCGAGGCGCTGGCAGCGAACGGGGTGCACTTCGTCGTCGCCGACCGCAACCGCGAGATCGTCGAAGACCTGCGCGCCCGCGGCGTGCATGCGGTCTCCGGCGATGCTTCGGATCCGGTGGTCATGGCGCAGACCCACGTCATGCGCGCCCGCATGCTGGTGATCGCGACACCGGACGCCTTCGCGACCCGGAAGATGATCGAGATCGCGCGCATCCTGAACCCCGGTATCGACACCGTCGTCCGGACGCATAGCGAGGAAGAGGCGGAGTTCCTTCGCGAGGAGCGCGTCGGCAGGGTCTTCATGGGCGAGCAGGAGCTCGCGGCAGGAATGATGGTCTACGTCGAAGAGCGGCTCGAGGCAGCAGGGCCGGCGCCGCGCTGACGGATCTCCTCAGAGGTCGCGGGAGTTGCGGAGATCGCGCTCT contains these protein-coding regions:
- a CDS encoding efflux RND transporter periplasmic adaptor subunit, with the translated sequence MTRTKKILAIGIPVLIVIGVAAKMISGADKKFPVVTVQKAERTDLRSLVTATGKTEAQRKVDLSANVMGQIVNLAVREGDAVKKGDFLLQIDLTQRRATAVGAEESLKALFFDRDAARAQAEEAKKNFERAERSFNDQIIPQADVDRARAAFEGADANWKAVERRIAQSRANLAGAQDELSKTKMLSPIDGVITALPVEEGEVAVIGTMNNPGTKLMTISDMGTVEAVMEVDETDIPNVKVGQTAEVRIDAFGERKFEGIVTEVGSSPIASAGGSTDAAVNFEVRIQLQDLPPTMRPGFSCSADILTGTAAGVLAVPIQALVVREKETEGEAKPEEEEGVYILKTDGKKKTAAFAVVTAGITGETQVEIQSGLEDGDEVITGPFKALREIKDGDRVRLEEPKKSDDKSGKKKD
- a CDS encoding cation:proton antiporter yields the protein MHGELSLVTTIAVALGAALLLGFLALRLKLPAIVGYLLAGVLIGPATPGFVADVDLAQQLSEIGVMLLMFGVGLHFSLDDLKEVRGIAVPGALAKIALATFLGMGAAHFWGWTLGAGLVFGLALSVASTVVLLRALEDRGLVDSLNGRIAIGWLLVEDLVMVLVLVLLPALGGFLGAPAASAAPAAAPLFSASSLGLALLLAIVQLGIFVGVMLVGGRRLFPWLLWQVAKTGSRELFTLCVMAAAVGIAYLSSAVFGVSFALGAFFGGMMLRESALAHRAAEESLPFRDAFSVLFFVAVGMLIDPAILMREPARVAVVVAIIIVGKFAIAFGLVLLFRYPLNTALTIAATGAQIGEFSFILAGMGVGLGLLPVEGRDLILAGALVSISLNHIVFAALQPAQAWIRRRSAWANALERPVDPLAALPMEVGEKELTGHVVLVGFGRVGRRIGEALAANGVHFVVADRNREIVEDLRARGVHAVSGDASDPVVMAQTHVMRARMLVIATPDAFATRKMIEIARILNPGIDTVVRTHSEEEAEFLREERVGRVFMGEQELAAGMMVYVEERLEAAGPAPR